From a single Maniola hyperantus chromosome 3, iAphHyp1.2, whole genome shotgun sequence genomic region:
- the Prp31 gene encoding U4/U6 small nuclear ribonucleoprotein Prp31: MSLADELLADLEENDDGELESMIENKTSNDHEFAVPFPVVPKEEEIKNVSIRELAKLRHSDRLQRVVTEIEQNVGNNRKKIEVTGLMESDPEYQLIVEANNIAVEIDGEIAIIHRFVRDKYQKRFPELESLIVTPLEYIRTVKELGNDLDRAKNNETLQSFLTQATIMIVSVTASTTQGKLLSEYELSEIFEACDMAAELNTFKSNIYEYVESRMTFIAPNITAIVGASTAAKILGVAGGLSKLSRMPACNVLPLGQQKKTLSGFSQAASLPHTGFIYFSQIVQDATPELRYKAAKLVSTKLILAARVDACHESTDGEIGRQLRESIEKKLDKLQEPPPVKFVKPLPKPIEQSRKKRGGKRVRKMKERYAMTEFRKNANRLNFADIEDDAYQEDLGYTRGTIGKSRTGRVRLPQIDEKTKVRISKTLQKNLQKQQQYGGATSIRRQVSGTASSVAFTPLQGLEIVNPQAAETRVNEANAKYFSNTSGFLSVGKNTT; encoded by the exons ATGTCTTTAGCTGATGAGCTCTTGGCGGATTTGGAAGAAAATGATGATGGAGAACTTGAATCCATGATTGAAAACAAAACATCAAATGATCATGAATTTGCTGTACCTTTTCCGGTTGTACCAAAGGAAGAAGAAATTAAAAATGTGTCTATTAGAGAACTGGCTAAATTAAGGCATTCTGATCGCTTGCAAAGG GTGGTAACTGAAATTGAACAAAATGTTGGTAATAACAGGAAAAAAATTGAGGTGACTGGTTTAATGGAGTCAGACCCTGAATACCAGTTGATTGTTGAGGCTAACAATATAGCTGTTGAGATTGATggtgaaatag CTATTATCCACAGATTCGTTCGGGATAAATACCAGAAAAGGTTCCCAGAACTGGAGTCATTGATTGTAACTCCGTTGGAATACATCCGCACTGTGAAAGAGCTTGGCAACGATCTGGATAGAGCTAAAAATAATGAAACACTGCAGAGCTTCCTGACGCAAGCTACTATTATGATTGTATCAGTTACAGCATCTACAACTCAAGG gaaatTACTATCTGAGTATGAATTGAGTGAGATTTTTGAAGCATGTGACATGGCAGCAGAGTTGAATACCTTCAAATCAAACATTTACGAATATGTGGAGAGTAGGATGACATTCATAGCTCCTAATATAACTGCTATTGTTG GTGCATCTACAGCAGCAAAGATCCTGGGTGTAGCAGGTGGTCTATCAAAGCTATCCAGAATGCCAGCCTGCAATGTGTTGCCTCTTGGACAGCAGAAAAAGACCCTATCCGGCTTCTCTCAGGCCGCTTCGTTACCTCATACGGGCTTCATCTACTTCTCGCAAATTGTTCAGGATGCTACTCCT gaGCTACGATACAAGGCAGCCAAGCTAGTGTCGACTAAACTGATCCTAGCCGCGAGAGTGGATGCGTGCCATGAAAGCACTGATGGGGAAATAGGACGACAACTCCGAGAGAGTATTGAGAAGAAACTTGACAAACTGCAG GAACCTCCCCCAGTGAAGTTTGTAAAGCCGCTGCCGAAGCCGATAGAACAGAGTCGCAAGAAACGAGGCGGCAAGCGCGTGCGCAAGATGAAGGAGCGCTACGCTATGACAGAGTTCAGGAAGAACGCGAACCGACTCAACTTCGCTGAC ATCGAAGACGACGCTTACCAAGAAGATTTGGGCTACACGCGCGGCACGATCGGCAAGTCGCGCACTGGACGCGTGCGCTTGCCGCAAATAGACGAGAAGACCAAAGTGCGCATCAGCAAGACCCTGCAGAAGAACTTGCAGAAGCAACAGCAATACGGAGGCGCCACCAGCATACGGAGACAGGTTTCTGGCACCGCGTCCTCGGTCGCCTTCACGCCTTTGCAG